A window from Triticum aestivum cultivar Chinese Spring chromosome 6D, IWGSC CS RefSeq v2.1, whole genome shotgun sequence encodes these proteins:
- the LOC123144306 gene encoding UPF0047 protein YjbQ isoform X2, which translates to MAAKWAQKTVVIPAQRRGCHLITPKVLREIEGDLSGFKCGLAHLFLQHTSASLTINENYDSDVQADTETFLNKIVPEGRSAPWKHTMEGPDDMPAHIKSSMFGCALAIPITDGHLNLGTWQGIWLCEHRDHASARKIVVTLNGI; encoded by the exons ATGGCCGCCAAGTGGGCCCAGAAGACCGTCGTCATCCCTGCCCAGCGCCGCGGCTGCCACCTCATCACCCCCAAG GTTTTGAGGGAGATTGAGGGAGATCTCTCCGGGTTCAAGTGCGGCTTGGCGCATCTGTTCC TGCAGCACACAAGTGCTTCCCTGACCATCAATGAGAACTATGACTCTGATGTACAGGCTGACACCGAAACATTCCTTAACAAAATTGTTCCAGAG GGCCGCTCTGCTCCTTGGAAGCATACTATGGAAG GACCGGATGACATGCCAGCACATATTAAATCATCAATGTTTGGTTGTGCTCTGGC AATTCCTATAACTGATGGACATCTCAACCTGGGCACTTGGCAG GGTATATGGCTGTGCGAACATCGTGATCATGCCAGCGCTCGTAAAATCGTGGTCACCCTCAACGGAATCTAA
- the LOC123144306 gene encoding UPF0047 protein YjbQ isoform X1: MAAKWAQKTVVIPAQRRGCHLITPKVLREIEGDLSGFKCGLAHLFLQHTSASLTINENYDSDVQADTETFLNKIVPEVSALIFFLVLLQSVITYVLLHYVLIIVRAALLLGSILWKDRMTCQHILNHQCLVVLWRMCLLPSFFSHFISLLLFLKIIISCILALNFSRIPITDGHLNLGTWQGIWLCEHRDHASARKIVVTLNGI, from the exons ATGGCCGCCAAGTGGGCCCAGAAGACCGTCGTCATCCCTGCCCAGCGCCGCGGCTGCCACCTCATCACCCCCAAG GTTTTGAGGGAGATTGAGGGAGATCTCTCCGGGTTCAAGTGCGGCTTGGCGCATCTGTTCC TGCAGCACACAAGTGCTTCCCTGACCATCAATGAGAACTATGACTCTGATGTACAGGCTGACACCGAAACATTCCTTAACAAAATTGTTCCAGAGGTCAgtgctctgattttttttcttgtcTTACTCCAAAGTGTGATCACTTACGTGTTGCTTCACTATGTGTTGATTATTGTCAGGGCCGCTCTGCTCCTTGGAAGCATACTATGGAAG GACCGGATGACATGCCAGCACATATTAAATCATCAATGTTTGGTTGTGCTCTGGCGTATGTGTTTGCTACCTTCCTTTTTCTCCCATTTCATTTCTCTTCTACTTTttctaaaaataataataagctgTATTCTTGCTCTAAATTTCTCCAGAATTCCTATAACTGATGGACATCTCAACCTGGGCACTTGGCAG GGTATATGGCTGTGCGAACATCGTGATCATGCCAGCGCTCGTAAAATCGTGGTCACCCTCAACGGAATCTAA
- the LOC123144304 gene encoding glycerophosphodiester phosphodiesterase GDPDL7, which produces MGGRYPHMLLILILLHGANAAIDAPVEKWQTLDGRPPLVIARGGFSGLFPESSKFAYEFAMTASLPGVVLECDLQLSSDGVGFCRSGLTLDKSTLIAEMYPKKDKTYKLGSEDIHGWFAVDFTSDELINNVTVIQTIFSRPSTFDAIMGMYTLDDMAGLHPQQIWVNVEFDGFYRDHNLDIEDYLLKLPKDYPIAYISSPDISFLKSIGGKLKGRAKLILRCLADNVTETSVKKSYGEILKDLKSVKAFASGIMVPRNYVWPVNNNLYLLPPTSLVKDAHALGLEVHVGSFANDILTSYNYSYDPAAEYLQFINNPDFTVDGLMTDFPPTASGAVACLAHNEANALASNGERPLIITHNGASGVYAGCTDLAYQQAVKDGADIIDCSVRMSKDGVAFCLGSADLIASTTAATTFMTKVVTISEIQNKSGIFSFDLSWSEIQTLKPELTGPFAQAGLKRNPAAKNAGKFFTLPEFLHFAKSSNVSGILIEIEDAPYLATRGLGLVDAVSGALVNASYDKESKQQVFIESDDSSVLSAFKKFPSFKRVLTVGTIISDASKPSVDEIKEFAHVVMVTRGSLVKVNGFFLTGFTNLVENLHAANLSVHVGPLKNEFTNFGFDYFADPMVEIATYSAALVVDGIVTEFPATATTYFRSPCSDPTKNLTYTIMAAAPGALVSMVPPGALPPALPPAPLLEPADVIDPPLPPVSVSSPPEAAPKVADSSSSPPSSSAGSSFLVATGIAAFLYSGCH; this is translated from the exons ATGGGAGGTAGATATCCTCACATGCTTTTGATCCTCATACTCCTTCATGGGGCCAATGCCGCTATAGATGCTCCGGTAGAGAAATGGCAGACTCTGGATG GTCGTCCTCCTCTAGTCATCGCTCGTGGAGGCTTCTCTGGCTTATTTCCCGAATCAAGCAAGTTTGCGTATGAGTTTGCGATGACAGCTAGCTTGCCTGGAGTCGTTCTGGAGTGTGATCTGCAATTGTCCAGTGACGGTGTGGGCTTCTGCAGAAGTGGCTTAACGCTTGATAAGTCAACACTAATTGCTGAAATGTACCCTAAGAAGGACAAAACGTACAAGCTGGGTTCAGAAGATATTCATGGGTGGTTTGCTGTGGATTTCACCTCAGACGAGCTCATAAATAATGTCACAG TGATCCAAACTATTTTTTCTCGCCCAAGCACATTTGATGCCATAATGGGAATGTATACGCTTGATGATATGGCTGGACTCCACCCGCAACAAATTTGGGTTAATGTGGAG TTCGATGGTTTTTATAGGGATCACAATTTAGATATCGAAGATTACCTATTAAAATTACCAAAAGATTATCCTATTGCCTACATATCCTCGCCAGATATTTCATTCTTGAAAAGTATTGGTGGAAAGCTTAAGGGCAGGGCTAAGCTAATTTTGCGGTGTCTCGCTGATAATGTTACCGAGACAAGCGTCAAGAAATCATATGGAGAAATATTGAAAGATCTGAAATCCGTCAAGGCTTTTGCATCAGGAATTATGGTCCCCAGGAATTATGTTTGGCCAGTGAATAACAATCTGTACTTGCTCCCACCTACCAGTCTGGTCAAAGATGCACATGCCCTAGGGCTGGAAGTGCATGTAGGATCGTTTGCCAATGATATCCTTACGAGTTACAACTACAGCTATGATCCTGCTGCGGAATACTTGCAGTTCATAAACAACCCAGACTTCACTGTAGATGGTTTGATGACTGACTTCCCGCCCACTGCATCAGGAGCTGTCG CGTGCTTGGCACATAATGAAGCAAATGCTCTTGCTTCAA ATGGAGAGAGGCCACTCATTATAACGCACAATGGCGCAAGTGGCGTGTACGCAGGCTGCACGGACCTTGCCTACCAACAAGCAGTGAAAGATGGTGCCGACATAATAGATTGCTCGGTTCGGATGTCAAAAGACGGTGTGGCCTTTTGCCTGGGCTCTGCAGATCTCATTGCCAGCACGACGGCAGCAACCACTTTCATGACAAAAGTTGTTACCATCAGTGAAATACAGAATAAATCAGGCATTTTCTCGTTTGATCTTTCATGGAGCGAGATCCAAACCTTGAAAC CCGAGCTTACTGGTCCATTTGCTCAGGCAGGCCTGAAAAGAAATCCTGCAGCGAAGAATGCTGGCAAATTCTTTACTTTGCCCGAATTCCTTCACTTTGCCAAAAGTAGCAATGTCTCTGGTATACTGATCGAGATAGAG GATGCTCCATACCTTGCAACCAGAGGTCTTGGCCTGGTAGATGCAGTCTCCGGTGCACTGGTCAATGCCAGCTACGACAAGGAGAGCAAGCAGCAAGTGTTCATTGAGTCAGACGACTCCTCCGTACTTTCAGCGTTCAAGAAGTTCCCATCGTTTAAGCGGGTTCTCACTGTTGGCACCATAATAAGTGATGCTTCCAAGCCTTCAGTGGATGAGATCAAGGAGTTTGCGCATGTAGTGATGGTGACCCGCGGTTCGCTCGTGAAGGTCAATGGCTTCTTCCTGACAGGGTTCACTAATTTGGTGGAGAATCTGCACGCTGCAAACTTATCGGTGCACGTCGGTCCGCTCAAGAATGAGTTCACCAACTTTGGGTTCGACTACTTTGCTGATCCGATGGTCGAGATCGCTACATACTCTGCAGCATTGGTCGTCGATGGAATTGTGACCGAGTTCCCTGCCACTGCAACTACATACTTCA GGAGCCCATGCAGTGATCCGACGAAGAACCTGACCTACACAATCATGGCTGCAGCACCCGGTGCTCTGGTGAGCATGGTCCCCCCAGGCGCGCTGCCCCCGGCGCTCCCCCCAGCACCCTTGCTGGAACCCGCCGATGTTATCGACCCGCCGCTGCCGCCTGTGTCGGTGAGCAGCCCTCCGGAGGCTGCACCGAAAGTAGCTGACAGCAGCTCCTCTCCACCCAGCTCCAGTGCCGGCAGTAGCTTCCTGGTAGCAACTGGCATTGCTGCCTTCTTGTACTCGGGCTGCCATTGA
- the LOC123144305 gene encoding uncharacterized protein, with translation MATVHARLGCLPPPPPPRLPRRRATFSSGSRRSAAARSRVTSLRRASRLGPWTAQAMSGAEPSAGGGEAGEIIEAVEVEPSNAGASLLAKVAVALGIAVTVTAISIFMKQPSSGTSFSLPQIIDASAQSEAVGYTFSQFGKKVIIPEYTPGWVYFWLLMAAGFGLFVSEEALNVWVGISLARTLCLDGTWQSLVNSFSTNASYIISTVLWVYWGVCISDMVPFYLGKLFRQTRASEDIYSKLGISKDKALTVSRAIQKYGNLIGFVERFSIGVRNPTGFLAGAVGVSADCYFAGVCCGCLFTLPIQLAVGFLLRERPVVALASVAAAVGIWTVFPYAAAACTALFLYLRRRRPSS, from the exons ATGGCGACGGTCCACGCGCGCTTGGGCTGCcttccgccaccgcctcctcctcgactcccccgccgccgcgccaccttctcctccggTTCCCGCCGGTCCGCCGCGGCTCGCAGTCGCGTTACGAG TTTGCGCAGGGCGTCCCGTTTGGGTCCATGGACTGCGCAGGCGATGTCTGGGGCAGAACCTTCTGCTGGTGGCGGCGAAGCGGGTGAGATCATCGAGGCGGTGGAAGTGGAACCTAGCAATGCTGGCGCTTCCTTGCTTGCAAAAGTGGCAGTTGCACTGGGTATTGCAGTGACGGTCACCGCGATATCGATTTTCATGAAGCAACCTTCGTCCGGTACTTCTTTCAGCCTGCCACAGATTATTGATGCTTCTGCGCAGTCAGAGGCTGTCGGATATACATTTTCtcagttcgggaagaaggtcatcATTCCGGAATATACGCCAGG GTGGGTCTACTTCTGGTTGCTCATGGCTGCTGGATTTGGACTGTTTGTTAGTGAAGAAGCTTTAAACGTTTGG GTTGGGATCTCGTTAGCACGCACCCTTTGTTTGGATGGAACTTGGCAATCTCTTGTTAACTCGTTCTCGACGAATGCATCTTATATAATTTCTACGGTGTTGTGGGTTTACTG GGGTGTTTGTATCAGCGATATGGTTCCATTCTATCTTGGTAAGCTTTTTAGACAAACAAGAGCATCCGAAGACATATACAGCAAG CTTGGAATTAGCAAGGATAAAGCCCTGACTGTATCTCGTGCTATACAAAAGTACGGGAACCTGATTGGCTTTG TTGAACGGTTTTCAATCGGCGTAAGGAATCCGACAGGATTTCTGGCAGGCGCAGTA GGCGTATCAGCAGACTGTTATTTCGCTGGAGTTTGTTGCGGCTGTCTATTTACTCTTCCTATCCAG TTAGCGGTCGGATTTCTTCTCAGAGAACGCCCCGTCGTGGCACTCGCGAGCGTTGCAGCTGCCGTG GGCATCTGGACTGTGTTCCCTTACGCGGCAGCGGCGTGCACGGCTTTGTTCCTCTACCTCCGACGACGCAGGCCCAGCAGCTGA